A region from the Solibacillus sp. FSL H8-0523 genome encodes:
- a CDS encoding efflux RND transporter permease subunit, with protein sequence MNISKFSIKRPVFTLVTMFIVLILGAVSLFKIPITLIPDLNPPIGVVVTSYPGASPTEVNEKITKPLEQSLATLPGIKKVQSTSMESSNLIILEFNWSTDMDKVQTDILQRIDLVPLPDDAGKPSFLKFDPSQFPVIQLALAAQNDTVDVRQIAESLEQELKRTDGVASVTVSGKIVEEIQIELDPAKLEQQNLTQADVVQMVQASNISLPGAELNTDEGQLLTTRVISLFTSAEQIADLALSVNPLTGEALTVSDVATVKRQEQESTTITRANDQPAVLISVLQESGANTADVSETFQAELDRLLQEPQYAGVKATILFDQGDYVRLAIGNISSSLIFGGLFAMLVLFVFLRGIKSPLIIGIAIPYSVIVTFVLMYFADFSLNIMTLGALALGIGMLVDNAIVVIENIERHLELGESPTEAAINGAKEVALAITASTVTTIAVFVPVLFISGLIGKIFTEFALTISFSLIASLAVALTVVPMLASKFLTTKSLVVMDKRQASWFYQNYKNALNWALKKRALVLSLTVLLLAVSGFSLYKTGTEFLPPTDEGFVTLSVELPSTASVKKTEEIVSQLETMAKDYKEVDVVVSLIGGNQQSLSRGTSNANEAEISVKLVELSERSQSVFDFVERFEKQVKAEIGEQAEVSFSLSSSSGSTPNTLSFRATDSDEARLTETVALIQEKLKMIDSITEVTTDLDATKEEIQIEINNDTALKYGVLPAQIAQTINTMTRGAFTTQIIAEDGEVLGVYTGFGKAYRENVDALKMMKIRTNAGVFVELQELANIEIKQTQTAIRRSDQAAAIAIFVKYKTTESLSGISKKVDAAIEQASIPDTTKIIFGGDRELFDSAKQDMILAIILSVVLIYLVMAAQFESFKLPFVMIFSVPLMVIGVALSLWLTNTLLGVTVIIGILILVGIVVNNGIVLIDYINQKRQQGFNVQDAIVIGAQDRMRPILMTALTTILGLVPLALGIGEGTEINQPMAIVVIGGLISSTLLTLFIVPIIYRLIEKD encoded by the coding sequence ATGAATATAAGTAAATTTTCCATTAAACGACCTGTATTTACACTTGTGACGATGTTCATTGTGTTAATACTAGGCGCAGTTTCATTATTTAAAATTCCGATTACATTAATCCCTGACTTAAATCCACCAATCGGGGTGGTTGTCACAAGTTATCCGGGCGCAAGTCCAACTGAAGTGAATGAAAAGATAACAAAACCGCTAGAGCAATCACTTGCGACATTGCCTGGTATAAAAAAAGTTCAATCAACCTCGATGGAGAGCTCGAACTTAATCATTTTAGAATTTAATTGGTCAACAGATATGGATAAGGTGCAAACTGATATCTTGCAGCGAATTGATTTAGTACCATTGCCAGATGATGCTGGGAAACCGAGCTTTTTAAAATTTGATCCGTCGCAATTTCCAGTCATTCAGCTCGCGTTAGCCGCACAAAATGACACGGTTGATGTGCGTCAAATAGCAGAATCCTTAGAGCAAGAATTAAAACGTACCGATGGGGTTGCGAGTGTTACGGTTTCAGGGAAAATCGTAGAAGAAATTCAAATTGAACTCGACCCAGCAAAGCTAGAGCAGCAAAATTTAACGCAAGCAGACGTTGTGCAAATGGTGCAAGCGAGTAATATTTCATTACCGGGTGCAGAGCTGAATACCGATGAAGGGCAATTGTTAACGACACGTGTTATCAGTCTATTTACTTCAGCCGAGCAAATTGCAGATTTGGCATTGTCTGTAAATCCGTTAACGGGTGAGGCATTAACTGTAAGTGACGTAGCAACGGTAAAGCGTCAGGAACAGGAATCCACAACGATTACACGTGCCAATGATCAGCCGGCTGTACTTATTTCGGTTCTTCAAGAATCGGGTGCTAATACGGCCGATGTATCAGAAACCTTCCAAGCGGAGCTCGACCGTCTCCTACAAGAACCACAGTATGCGGGGGTAAAGGCGACCATACTATTCGACCAAGGGGACTATGTGCGTTTAGCAATCGGTAATATTAGCTCGTCGTTAATTTTCGGGGGCTTATTTGCGATGCTTGTTCTATTTGTCTTTTTACGCGGGATTAAAAGCCCACTTATTATCGGCATTGCCATTCCGTACTCGGTCATTGTCACGTTTGTATTAATGTACTTTGCCGATTTTTCGCTGAACATTATGACACTCGGTGCACTCGCATTGGGCATTGGGATGCTTGTTGATAATGCAATTGTGGTCATTGAAAATATTGAGCGCCATCTAGAGCTTGGAGAATCGCCAACAGAAGCAGCGATTAATGGTGCAAAGGAAGTAGCACTCGCCATTACCGCATCCACTGTTACAACGATTGCGGTCTTTGTGCCGGTACTGTTTATTAGTGGACTGATTGGAAAGATTTTTACTGAGTTTGCGTTAACTATTTCATTTAGTTTAATTGCGTCACTTGCGGTGGCATTAACGGTTGTCCCGATGCTTGCAAGTAAGTTTTTAACGACAAAATCTTTAGTAGTTATGGATAAACGACAGGCTTCTTGGTTTTATCAAAACTATAAAAATGCACTAAACTGGGCATTAAAAAAACGAGCACTTGTTTTATCATTAACTGTCCTGTTACTCGCAGTTTCGGGATTTTCTCTTTATAAAACCGGAACGGAATTTTTACCACCAACAGATGAAGGCTTCGTCACACTGTCTGTTGAATTACCGAGCACGGCCTCTGTTAAAAAAACGGAGGAAATTGTTTCGCAGTTAGAAACGATGGCTAAAGATTATAAGGAAGTCGATGTGGTCGTTAGTTTAATTGGTGGTAACCAGCAGTCGTTATCGCGCGGTACAAGTAATGCAAATGAAGCGGAAATTTCTGTGAAGCTTGTTGAATTGTCAGAGCGTTCACAATCGGTGTTTGACTTTGTTGAGCGATTTGAAAAGCAGGTGAAAGCAGAAATTGGAGAACAAGCAGAAGTATCGTTTTCGCTGTCTTCTTCATCCGGTTCAACGCCTAATACATTGTCGTTCCGAGCAACGGATAGTGATGAAGCACGCTTAACAGAAACGGTAGCGTTGATTCAAGAAAAGCTAAAAATGATTGACTCGATAACTGAAGTAACTACCGATTTAGATGCGACAAAAGAAGAAATTCAAATTGAAATCAACAATGATACGGCGCTCAAGTACGGTGTATTACCTGCACAAATCGCGCAAACGATTAATACGATGACGCGCGGTGCATTTACTACACAGATCATTGCGGAAGACGGAGAAGTACTAGGTGTCTATACCGGTTTTGGTAAGGCTTACCGTGAAAATGTCGATGCATTAAAAATGATGAAAATCCGTACGAATGCCGGCGTATTTGTCGAATTACAAGAGCTTGCCAATATTGAAATTAAACAAACGCAAACAGCAATTCGTCGTTCAGACCAAGCTGCAGCTATTGCGATTTTTGTTAAATACAAAACAACCGAATCACTGAGTGGGATTTCAAAGAAAGTTGATGCTGCGATTGAACAGGCATCAATTCCAGACACAACAAAAATTATTTTTGGCGGAGACCGCGAGCTATTTGATAGCGCAAAGCAAGATATGATTTTAGCTATCATTTTATCAGTCGTGCTCATTTACTTAGTAATGGCAGCACAGTTTGAGTCCTTTAAATTACCGTTTGTCATGATTTTCAGTGTACCGTTAATGGTCATTGGTGTTGCGTTATCCCTATGGCTAACAAATACGTTACTTGGTGTAACAGTGATTATCGGGATATTAATTTTAGTCGGAATCGTTGTCAACAATGGGATTGTGTTGATTGATTACATTAATCAAAAGCGTCAGCAAGGCTTCAATGTGCAAGATGCGATTGTCATCGGGGCACAAGATCGTATGCGACCGATATTAATGACCGCCTTAACGACGATTCTAGGGCTCGTACCACTTGCATTGGGAATTGGCGAAGGGACAGAAATTAATCAACCAATGGCAATCGTTGTCATTGGTGGACTCATTAGTTCGACGTTATTAACGCTATTTATCGTACCAATCATTTATCGCTTAATCGAAAAAGACTAG
- a CDS encoding TrkH family potassium uptake protein, which produces MPLKKFGKKTITPFQLLLTYYFFAILISYLLLRIPGVHLEGVRVSHLDSLFTAVSAVSVTGLTTVTVAETYSDFGLVMILIILQFGAIGIMSIGTFLWLLFGKKIGMRERQLIMIDHNQYNLSGVVALIKQIAKLVFLIELIGAIILTVHFKRYFDSWEEAAINGVFAAISATTNGGFDITGMSLQPFHHDYFVQFVCMMLIFLGAIGFPVLIEVKTYLLKKDPTFRFSLFTKITTATYAGLFAFGTLVILILESFYSFKGMQWHEALFSAMFHSVSTRSAGLTTYDVTTFSEATDLFMSGLMFIGASPSSVGGGIRTTTFAIIILFMIAYSRGHSDIQVFKREIHSIDVFRSFAVLIFAIFMVLVAMMILLITEQHATMTQILFEITSAFGTCGMSLGITQDLSTVGKFVIMALMFIGRVGLISFLYSIGGTAKKKKYHYPKERIIIG; this is translated from the coding sequence TTGCCTTTAAAGAAGTTTGGGAAAAAAACGATTACACCGTTTCAGCTATTACTGACGTATTATTTTTTTGCAATATTAATTTCGTATTTATTGTTACGAATTCCAGGTGTCCATTTAGAGGGTGTGCGGGTATCGCATTTAGATAGTTTATTTACCGCGGTAAGTGCGGTAAGTGTGACAGGTTTAACGACAGTAACTGTTGCTGAAACGTACAGTGACTTTGGATTAGTAATGATTTTAATCATCTTGCAATTTGGTGCAATTGGCATTATGTCTATCGGTACGTTTTTATGGCTGTTGTTCGGGAAAAAAATAGGGATGCGCGAACGCCAGCTTATTATGATTGACCACAATCAGTACAATTTATCAGGTGTGGTTGCGCTCATTAAACAAATTGCAAAGCTTGTATTTTTAATTGAATTGATTGGTGCGATTATTCTAACGGTCCATTTCAAGCGTTATTTTGATTCGTGGGAAGAGGCTGCCATTAATGGAGTATTTGCTGCAATTTCAGCAACGACAAATGGTGGGTTTGATATAACGGGTATGAGCTTGCAGCCGTTCCATCATGATTATTTCGTGCAATTTGTGTGTATGATGTTAATTTTTCTCGGTGCGATTGGATTTCCTGTATTAATTGAAGTGAAGACCTATTTGTTAAAAAAAGATCCGACGTTTCGCTTCAGCCTCTTTACGAAGATTACAACGGCAACCTACGCAGGGCTTTTTGCTTTCGGAACGCTAGTGATTTTAATATTAGAAAGCTTTTATTCGTTTAAAGGAATGCAATGGCACGAAGCCTTGTTTTCGGCCATGTTTCACTCTGTATCAACAAGGTCAGCAGGCTTAACTACATATGATGTGACGACGTTTAGTGAAGCGACGGACCTGTTTATGAGTGGGCTGATGTTTATTGGGGCCTCGCCCAGTTCGGTTGGTGGAGGTATTCGTACAACGACGTTCGCGATTATCATATTGTTTATGATTGCCTATTCACGCGGCCATTCTGATATTCAAGTTTTCAAACGAGAAATTCATTCAATCGATGTCTTCCGTTCGTTTGCCGTACTCATTTTTGCTATTTTCATGGTGCTCGTTGCGATGATGATTTTACTCATTACTGAGCAACATGCAACGATGACGCAAATTTTATTTGAAATCACCTCTGCGTTCGGGACGTGCGGAATGTCTTTAGGCATCACACAAGATTTATCGACCGTCGGAAAATTTGTCATTATGGCTCTGATGTTTATCGGGCGCGTTGGCTTAATTTCCTTCCTTTACTCAATTGGTGGGACAGCGAAAAAGAAGAAATATCACTATCCAAAAGAGCGAATTATTATTGGTTGA
- a CDS encoding peptide chain release factor 3 — translation MTLEQDILSRRTFAIISHPDAGKTTITEKLLLFGGAIRDAGTVKGKKTGKFATSDWMEIEKQRGISVTSSVMQFDYSGCRVNILDTPGHQDFSEDTYRTLMAVDSAVMVVDAAKGIEAQTLKLFKVCKMRGIPIFTFINKLDRQGKEPLELIEELEESLGINAYPMNWPIGMGKEFLGIYDRYNKRIEQFRVEEEERFLPLDEAGHLAVDNDMKKTSYYTQAMDDIELLNEAGNEYSRDKINRGELTPVFFGSALTNFGVQTFLDTYLQFAPTPQPRITEDDQFIDPVEHNDFSGFIFKIQANMNPAHRDRIAFVRIVSGQFERGMNMTLARTGKSFKVSQSTQFLADDRETVNTAVAGDIIGLYDSGTYQIGDTVTGSKKSFNFEKLPQFTPEIFMKVSAKNVMKGKQFQKGVLQLVQEGAIQYFKTLHTEEIILGAVGQLQFEVFQHRMLGEYNVEVTMQPVGQKIARWIENEEDVRESMHSQRSLLVKDRFDSKVFLFENEFAMRWFTEKNENIKLYSLL, via the coding sequence ATGACTTTAGAACAAGATATATTATCTCGTCGTACATTCGCCATCATTTCCCATCCGGATGCTGGTAAAACGACGATTACAGAAAAACTATTATTATTCGGTGGCGCGATTCGTGACGCTGGTACGGTAAAAGGGAAGAAAACAGGGAAATTCGCAACATCTGACTGGATGGAAATCGAAAAACAACGTGGGATCTCGGTTACTTCTTCTGTAATGCAATTTGATTACTCAGGTTGCCGTGTCAACATCCTAGACACACCTGGTCACCAAGATTTCTCGGAAGATACGTATCGTACATTAATGGCGGTAGACTCAGCGGTCATGGTAGTCGATGCAGCAAAAGGGATCGAGGCACAGACATTAAAGCTATTCAAAGTATGTAAAATGCGTGGTATTCCGATTTTCACGTTCATTAACAAATTAGACCGTCAAGGTAAGGAGCCTCTTGAACTAATTGAAGAATTAGAAGAAAGCCTTGGCATTAACGCGTACCCAATGAACTGGCCAATCGGTATGGGGAAAGAATTTTTAGGGATTTACGATCGTTACAACAAACGTATTGAGCAGTTCCGTGTAGAGGAAGAAGAACGTTTCTTACCTTTAGATGAAGCAGGCCATTTAGCTGTTGATAATGACATGAAGAAAACATCGTATTATACACAAGCAATGGATGATATCGAATTATTAAATGAAGCAGGTAACGAATATTCACGCGACAAAATTAATCGTGGTGAATTAACACCTGTATTCTTTGGTTCGGCGTTAACGAACTTCGGTGTTCAAACATTCCTTGATACGTATTTACAATTTGCACCAACGCCTCAGCCTCGTATTACAGAGGACGACCAATTTATCGATCCAGTAGAGCATAACGATTTCTCTGGTTTCATCTTTAAAATTCAAGCAAACATGAACCCAGCGCACCGTGACCGTATTGCCTTTGTGCGTATCGTATCAGGTCAATTTGAGCGTGGTATGAATATGACACTTGCGCGTACAGGTAAATCGTTTAAAGTATCACAATCAACGCAGTTCCTTGCTGATGATCGTGAAACGGTAAATACAGCGGTTGCTGGTGATATTATCGGTCTATATGACTCAGGCACATATCAAATTGGCGATACCGTTACAGGTAGTAAGAAATCATTTAACTTTGAAAAATTACCACAGTTCACACCTGAAATTTTCATGAAAGTTTCTGCGAAGAACGTAATGAAAGGGAAGCAATTCCAAAAGGGTGTGCTACAATTAGTGCAAGAGGGCGCAATCCAATACTTTAAAACATTACACACGGAAGAAATCATTCTTGGTGCGGTAGGTCAACTGCAATTTGAAGTATTCCAACACCGTATGTTAGGTGAATATAATGTAGAAGTAACGATGCAGCCAGTTGGTCAAAAAATTGCGCGTTGGATTGAAAATGAAGAGGATGTTCGTGAGTCAATGCATTCACAGCGTTCACTACTTGTAAAAGATCGCTTTGACAGCAAAGTATTCTTATTCGAAAACGAATTTGCGATGCGTTGGTTTACAGAGAAAAACGAAAACATTAAATTATATAGCTTACTATAA
- a CDS encoding NRDE family protein, with product MCLIAFAYQSHPTFPLIIIANRDEFYERPTAAAAFWEDAPMILAGRDLKMNGSWLGVSTSGRFAAITNYRDPSRPESGELSRGEIVQTFLSANQSTSSFIDELRGKRALYGGFNVLLYDGVALHHYNNVVDEHHIVPPGVHSVSNATLNTAWPKARFAKEVLQTAITAETVDTTDLISLLANEQIAPDETLPNTGVGIHLERALSAAFVNLPNYGTRCSTAITFQQNGTIQLLERTYEQGQLAFDTAYEIKS from the coding sequence ATGTGCTTAATTGCATTTGCTTATCAGTCACATCCGACCTTTCCACTTATCATCATTGCCAATCGCGATGAATTTTATGAGCGTCCAACAGCTGCTGCTGCATTTTGGGAAGATGCACCGATGATTTTAGCTGGGCGCGATTTAAAAATGAATGGTAGTTGGTTGGGGGTATCCACGTCAGGTCGCTTTGCTGCCATTACCAATTACCGTGATCCTAGCCGCCCAGAATCTGGTGAATTGTCACGCGGAGAAATTGTGCAGACGTTTTTAAGTGCTAACCAAAGCACTTCCTCATTTATTGACGAATTACGTGGAAAACGGGCTTTATACGGTGGATTCAATGTTTTGCTGTATGACGGCGTAGCGCTCCATCATTACAACAATGTAGTTGATGAACATCACATTGTCCCACCCGGTGTACATAGCGTCAGTAATGCAACGCTCAATACTGCTTGGCCAAAAGCGCGTTTTGCAAAAGAGGTGTTACAAACAGCGATTACGGCTGAAACAGTTGACACGACAGACTTGATTTCACTCCTAGCGAATGAACAAATCGCACCTGACGAAACATTACCTAATACAGGCGTTGGCATTCACTTAGAACGTGCTTTATCCGCAGCTTTCGTGAATTTGCCAAACTACGGCACCCGCTGCTCAACGGCGATTACATTTCAACAAAATGGTACCATCCAGCTATTAGAACGCACATATGAACAAGGTCAATTAGCGTTTGATACCGCGTATGAGATTAAATCTTGA
- a CDS encoding SDR family oxidoreductase, which produces MGSHFVVGFPGFVATHLIKELFKQQVTTEIIAVVQFEEFAKAKVVAGGIERQFNQCQIILFEGDITLPNLDLADADLQLIAPKITAVWHLAAEQNIMIKREKAWKVNVHGTANVNEIACNLPNLQRYMYFSTAFISGKRKGDILEMELIRPPEFHNFLEESKFEAELLVDDLKLELPVTIVRPALIYGHSRTGETQRFDGLYFLMNMIDHLKGKRIFPQIGSKSTELQVVAVDYVVKASIALYLNEQAEGETVHLTDPRPYKVLEVYHRLAQLMAKRKTFIILPLGIAKVMLEQQSVRKAWHVPPQMIDYLDYAARFDTTDCERLLQGANVQSVDLFDVLPNLVQFYEDNKHLKSYHVKI; this is translated from the coding sequence ATGGGGAGTCATTTTGTAGTAGGGTTTCCGGGATTTGTTGCAACACATCTAATAAAAGAACTTTTTAAACAGCAAGTTACGACAGAAATTATAGCAGTCGTGCAATTTGAGGAGTTTGCAAAGGCAAAGGTAGTTGCAGGAGGAATAGAAAGACAATTTAACCAGTGCCAAATTATTTTGTTTGAAGGAGATATTACCTTACCGAACTTAGATTTGGCAGATGCAGATCTTCAGTTAATTGCACCGAAGATTACAGCAGTTTGGCATTTAGCTGCTGAGCAAAATATTATGATTAAACGCGAAAAAGCTTGGAAGGTCAATGTGCACGGGACAGCCAATGTCAATGAAATTGCGTGCAATTTGCCGAATTTACAGCGCTATATGTATTTTAGTACGGCCTTTATCTCGGGGAAGCGTAAAGGTGATATTCTAGAGATGGAACTCATTCGCCCGCCAGAATTCCATAATTTTTTAGAGGAATCGAAATTTGAGGCAGAACTATTAGTGGATGATTTAAAGTTAGAGCTGCCGGTAACAATTGTGCGCCCAGCATTGATTTATGGGCATTCACGAACAGGTGAAACACAGCGTTTTGACGGGCTCTATTTTTTAATGAATATGATAGACCATTTAAAGGGAAAGAGGATATTTCCGCAAATCGGGAGTAAAAGTACAGAGCTACAAGTTGTGGCGGTAGATTATGTCGTAAAGGCGAGCATTGCGCTTTACTTAAATGAGCAGGCTGAGGGCGAGACGGTGCATCTAACAGATCCAAGGCCATATAAAGTGCTAGAGGTTTATCATAGGCTAGCTCAGTTAATGGCCAAGCGGAAAACATTTATTATATTGCCACTTGGAATTGCTAAAGTCATGTTGGAGCAACAAAGTGTCCGCAAAGCTTGGCATGTTCCACCTCAAATGATCGATTACTTAGATTACGCAGCTCGATTTGATACGACCGATTGCGAGCGATTATTACAAGGGGCGAACGTTCAATCGGTTGATCTCTTCGACGTATTGCCAAATTTAGTACAGTTTTATGAGGATAATAAGCATTTAAAAAGTTATCATGTAAAAATTTGA
- a CDS encoding TerC family protein, translated as MEAILLEYAWVLLVLVFLEGLLAADNAVVMAVMVKHLPKEQQKKALFYGLFGAFVFRFVALFLITFLAKYWEIQAIGAAYLLFISIKHLYDNHFKKEETDEHGEAIEKKGSGFWMTVFKVELADIAFAIDSMLAAVAIAMTLPHLGDYTVGGINAGPFAVMFLGGFIGLVIMRFAAQMFVKLLNDYPTLETTAFLIVGWVGVKLAVLALGHENLAIIDPHFPHSTTWKVIFWVVLLGLAIGGYLVSVYKNKKQNA; from the coding sequence TTGGAAGCAATTTTATTAGAATACGCATGGGTATTACTTGTACTAGTATTCCTTGAAGGCTTACTTGCAGCGGACAATGCCGTTGTAATGGCTGTAATGGTAAAACATTTACCAAAAGAGCAACAGAAAAAAGCATTATTTTATGGATTATTTGGAGCGTTTGTATTCCGTTTCGTCGCGCTATTCTTAATTACATTCCTAGCGAAATATTGGGAAATTCAAGCGATCGGGGCAGCATACCTATTATTCATTTCCATTAAGCACTTATATGACAATCACTTCAAAAAAGAAGAAACAGACGAACACGGCGAGGCTATTGAGAAAAAAGGTTCTGGCTTCTGGATGACTGTATTTAAAGTAGAGCTTGCAGATATTGCCTTTGCAATTGACTCAATGCTTGCAGCAGTTGCAATTGCTATGACATTACCGCATCTTGGGGATTACACGGTCGGCGGTATTAATGCTGGGCCATTCGCTGTCATGTTCTTAGGTGGCTTTATTGGTCTTGTTATTATGCGTTTCGCGGCGCAAATGTTCGTGAAGTTATTAAACGATTACCCAACACTCGAAACAACAGCATTCTTAATTGTAGGCTGGGTAGGGGTGAAGTTAGCGGTATTAGCTTTAGGTCACGAAAACCTAGCTATTATTGATCCACACTTCCCACACTCAACAACTTGGAAAGTTATTTTCTGGGTAGTGTTACTTGGCTTAGCGATTGGTGGCTATTTAGTAAGTGTGTACAAAAACAAAAAGCAAAACGCGTAA
- a CDS encoding B12-binding domain-containing radical SAM protein has translation MNIVLSTLNAKYIHTNLAIRYLKAAARPEFDCELAEYTIKDPAFNIVSDLFQKKPDVVGFSCYIWNINETIAVIRMLKTVLPKVKIVLGGPEVSYDVHDWLRKHEEIDFIIMGEGEVSFKEMLRHFNGEIELEQVPGICYLEEGKIKIHAQPPKIDLREIASPFRFEEDLPHIGKRIQYIETSRGCPFSCQFCLSSIEVGVRYFNREKIKEDIRYLMDNGAKTIKFVDRTFNISRSYAMEMFQFLIDERKPGVVFQFEITADIMRPEVIQFLNDNAPKGLFRFEIGVQSTNDLTNDLVKRRQNFEKLTRTVTMVKEGGKIDQHLDLIAGLPEEDYASFRKTFNDVFAMRPEELQLGFLKLLRGTGLRLEAEKYGYTYVDISPYEIFSNNVLTFDDIVRIKHAEDVLEKYWNAHRMDRTIEYLVTEVFETPFDFFQNFGTYWETKGWSRIGHQLEDLFRRLLEFLQTVDNADIDVITSLMKYDFLSIQQFQPRKLWWDDRLSEDEMRDVYGRIKENPALVGEGFATMNINERELFKHSLIIPFHMDLQSYEDNGVVTKQQGYLFTYFRNGQTPYFHTFN, from the coding sequence ATGAACATCGTTTTAAGTACGTTAAATGCAAAATATATCCATACGAATTTAGCCATTCGTTATTTAAAGGCTGCTGCACGCCCAGAGTTTGACTGTGAGCTAGCAGAATATACAATTAAAGATCCGGCGTTTAATATCGTCTCGGATTTATTTCAAAAGAAACCTGATGTAGTCGGCTTTAGCTGCTATATTTGGAATATCAACGAAACGATTGCCGTTATTCGCATGTTAAAAACCGTTCTGCCAAAGGTCAAAATTGTTTTAGGTGGTCCTGAAGTTTCTTATGATGTGCACGATTGGCTTCGTAAGCATGAAGAAATCGACTTTATTATTATGGGTGAAGGCGAAGTTTCTTTCAAAGAAATGTTACGTCATTTCAATGGTGAAATTGAGCTTGAACAAGTGCCTGGGATTTGTTACTTAGAGGAAGGCAAAATCAAAATTCACGCACAGCCACCAAAAATAGATTTACGTGAAATCGCGTCACCCTTCCGCTTTGAAGAGGACCTACCACACATCGGTAAACGTATTCAATATATTGAAACAAGCCGTGGCTGTCCATTTAGCTGCCAATTCTGCCTATCTTCTATTGAAGTCGGTGTGCGCTACTTTAACCGCGAAAAAATTAAAGAAGATATTCGCTACCTAATGGACAATGGTGCCAAAACAATAAAATTCGTTGACCGTACCTTTAATATTAGCCGTAGTTACGCCATGGAAATGTTCCAATTTTTAATTGATGAACGCAAACCAGGCGTTGTATTCCAATTTGAAATTACAGCAGATATTATGCGTCCAGAAGTTATTCAATTTTTAAATGACAACGCTCCAAAAGGCTTATTCCGCTTTGAAATCGGTGTACAATCAACAAATGACTTAACGAACGACTTAGTAAAACGTCGTCAAAACTTCGAAAAATTAACACGTACCGTAACCATGGTAAAAGAAGGCGGCAAAATTGATCAGCATTTAGACTTAATCGCCGGCTTACCAGAGGAAGACTATGCTTCATTCCGTAAAACATTCAACGACGTATTTGCGATGCGCCCTGAAGAATTACAGCTTGGCTTCTTAAAGCTATTACGCGGGACAGGCTTACGCTTAGAGGCCGAAAAATACGGCTACACATATGTAGACATCTCACCATACGAAATTTTCTCAAACAACGTACTAACGTTTGATGACATCGTACGAATTAAGCACGCTGAGGACGTACTTGAAAAATATTGGAATGCACACCGTATGGATCGTACAATCGAATATTTAGTTACAGAAGTGTTTGAAACACCATTCGATTTCTTCCAAAATTTTGGTACGTACTGGGAAACAAAGGGCTGGTCACGTATTGGGCATCAGTTAGAAGACTTATTCCGTCGCTTGTTAGAATTTTTACAAACGGTCGACAACGCAGATATCGACGTCATTACAAGCCTAATGAAATACGACTTCTTAAGTATTCAGCAGTTCCAACCACGTAAATTATGGTGGGATGATCGTCTGTCTGAAGATGAAATGCGTGATGTTTACGGACGCATTAAGGAGAATCCAGCGCTAGTTGGTGAAGGATTTGCCACGATGAATATTAACGAACGCGAGCTATTTAAGCATTCATTAATTATCCCGTTCCATATGGATTTACAAAGCTACGAAGACAATGGCGTGGTAACAAAACAACAAGGCTATCTATTCACATACTTCCGCAACGGACAAACACCTTATTTCCATACGTTCAACTAA